A window of Plantibacter sp. PA-3-X8 genomic DNA:
AGGTGACTGACCGCCGCCTTCGACGCGTTGTACGAGGCCTGGAACTGCGGCTGGTTCACGATGAACGCCGACATCGACGAGATGAAGACCGCTGAGGCGGGCCGACCCGCCGTGATGGCACGACGGGCGAAGGACTGCGCGGCGAAGAAAGTGCCGTCGAGGTTCACGGCGAGCACCTTCCGCCAGGTGTCCGCCGGCACGTCGACACTGTCGCCCCAGATGGTGATGCCCGCCGCGGTCACCAGCAGCGACGGCGCGCCGAGCGCGGCCTCGGCAGCGGCGAAGGCGGCCTCGACGGCAGTGGCGTCGGTGACGTCGACCGTGTGCGCCGAGGTGCGGACGCCGTACTCGGACGCCAACCGCTCGGCCGACTCGTGGACGGTCGGCAGGAGGTCGAGCAGCGCCACCTGGACGCCCTGCGCGGCGAGCGCCCTGGCGATCGAGTAGCCGAGCCCGCGGGCCCCGCCGGTGATGACGGCCGTGCGGCCGTGGAGGTCAGAGAACATGTGCGGTCCTTCGATCGGGGCGGACTGGTGGAGGTGTCGTCGGGCGACGCGAGTCGCTCAGATCTCCTGGTCGGTGGGCAGGATGACGAGGTCGCGGATGGTGACGTGCCGGGGTCTGGTGAGCATGAAGAGCACGGCCTCGGCGACGTCCTCGGAACGGATGCCGGTGCGCGCGGCGATCTGGTCCTCCACGCCTGAGGCCCCCTCGGCGATCCCCCACAGTTCGTTGAGCACCACGCCGGGGGCGACCGCGCCCATCCGCACCCCGGATCCGACGAGGTTCCGCCGGGTGGTGTGGACGAACGACTGCATGGCGTGTTTCGTCGCGGAGTAGACGGGCTCCCAGTGGATGTCCTGGTGCCCGGACACCGAGCTCGTCACCAGCACGTCGCCCGCGCCCTGCTCGACGAGGTGCGGCAGCGCTGCGCGAACCGTCGCCATCGCTCCGAGGACGTTGACGCCGACGAGCTCCTCGATCGCGGTCATCGGGGTGTCGACGACGTCACCGCCGACGTAGAGGCCAGCGTTGGCGAGGACGATGTCGAGGCGTCCGAAGGCGGCGAGCGCCAGGGCGACGGCCTGCTCGGACACGGCGGGGTCGGCGAGGTCACCCGCCAGGAAGACGCTCGGTGTCGGCAGGGCGTCGGCGACGCCCGAGAGTCGCTCGGTGGAGCGTCCCACGAGCACCGTGCGCACCCCGGCAGCGGCGAGCGCCTGGGCGTACGAGCGGCCGATGCCCGAGGACGCTCCGGTGATGATCGCGACCTGCCCGGTGAGGTCGATGGCGCTTGTCGACACGCTCATGTCGTGGTCCTTCCGTGCGCCGCCCCGGCGCGGTCGGTGGTGGATTCCTGCGCGGCGAGCGCGGCTCGACGCAGCAGTTCGTCGGGTCTCGTGTCGATGCGGGCGACGGCCTCGTCGCTCAGGTAGACCGGCCCGCCGGCGGCGAGCGCTCCGAGCAGCACCTGGGCGACCTTCACAGCCATCTCGGTGATCCGGAGGACCTCGGCCGCACTCGATCCGAGGGCGAACATCCCGTGGTTCTGCAGGTACACGACCTTCGGTACCCGGCCGGTCGTTGCGAGCTGCTCGCGCAGCAGGCGGCGGACCGTGCGGGCGAGCTCGAGACCGGGGTCGACGTACGGCACGAGCAGCGGATCGGTGCCGAGGACCACGATCTGGTCGGGGAAGAGCGACCCGCGGGTCAGGGCGTCGGCCGACGGCGAGCACAACAGCGCGTTGACCGGCACGGGATGGGTGTGGCCGACCGCGACGACGCCGGGCAGGTCGAGGCAGACGGCGTGGAGGATCGCCTCCACCGAGGGGCGCCGACCGTTCCCGGCGAGCGCCGCGGCATCGAACAGCGCGGCCACCTCGGCATCCCCGCCCGTGTGCGAGTCGACGAGGTCGAGCACCGGTCCGATCGCGAGACGGACCGCGTCCTCGGTGGTCGCCACGGCCAGGGACGCGCCGCTCGCCTTCACGAGCATCGCCCGAGCACCGTCCTCGGTCAGGAGCAGGGAGGTGTTGCCCTCCGCCAGGAGCGCCCACGCCCGATCGGGACGCCCGAGGTCGCGCGAGAAGGCGACGAAGCGGTCGAGGAGGTCCGTCTCGGTCTCCGGTTGGTCGATGCGGTCGGTCATGTCGGTGTCCGCTCATGGTCGTGGTCGTCGCGGTCGTCCTGGCCGTCCTGGCCGTGCCGGTAGACCGTGTCGAGTGACGGTGCGTGGCCGGCCGCGACGAGTTGCACGGCCAGATTGCCGAGCGCCGAGGCCTCCGCAGGACCAGCGGTGACGGGAAGACCGGTCCGTGCCGCCGTGCGGGCGCACAGGAGCCGGTTGCGCGATCCGCCGCCGACGATGCGGACCGAACGGATCGTCACCCCGGTGATCGCCTCGCAGGCCCGGACCGTCTCGGCGTAGGCGACCGCGAGACTCTCGACCACGCTGCGCACGACGTCGCTCCGTCCCCCCGGTGGACGCTGTCCGGTCTCCCGGCAGAGGGTCGCGATCCGTTCCGGCATGTCACCCGGGACGAGCAGCCGGGGGTCGGCGACGTCGAACACGGCGGGCGTGACGTCCGTGGCTGCGTCTCGTTCCAGCTCCGACACGGCCGCCACGAGTTCGACGAGGTCGACCGCGCTGCCGTCCTCGGCGGACCAGGCGCGGGCGCACTCCGTGAGCAGCCACATCCCAGCCAGGTTGCGGAGGAGCAGTGAGGATCCGGCGACACCGGCCTCGTTCGTGAAGCCGGCGGCCCGCGCGCGCTCGGTGAGCACCGGCGCCGGCAGACACACCCCGACGAGGGACCAGCTGCCACTCGAGACGAGGAGCTCCGCGCCGTCCGGGCGGGCGAAGGCGAGGGCTGACGCGGTGTCGTGCTCCGCGACGCGGTGGACGGGGATCGGCACGCTCGACCCGAGACGCGCGGTGACCTCCGGCGTCGTCGGGCCGGCGACCGTCCCCGGTGCGACCACCGGCGGGAAGTCGAAGCCGTCGAGACCCCAGCGACGGATGAGCTCCGCCGCCCAGTCGCCGGTGCCCTGATCGAGCAGCTGCGTCGTCGAGGCGATCGTGCGCTCCGCTCCGACGACGCCCGTGAGCAGCCACACCCAGAGGTCCGGGACGAGCAACACGGTCGGGCGATCGCCGTCGGCGCGGCGCGCTTCGAGCTCCTCGGCGCGGGACCGCAGCTGATACGAGGTGTTGATGGTCTGCTCCAGCACGCCGGTCACCGAGTAGGCCGTCACGGCGTCGACGAGCATGGCGGCACGGGCCGGTCCATCAGCGTCGGCGCCGCGGTGATGCAGCACGGTCGGGAACGCCGTACCGGTGCCGACCCCCACGAGTGCGATGTCGACGCCCCAGCTGTCGACCCCGATCCCGTCGAGCACGCCGCCGGCGGCCGCTGCGATCCGGACGGCCTCCGCGAGCCCGACGATGGTCTCCTCGAACAGGCGCTCCGCATCCCACCGGAGTCGACCGTCCTGCATGATCGGGCCGTTCGGGAACCGGTGTACCTCGGTGAGTTCCAAGCGGCCGTCGGCCCAGCGCCCGAGCATGACGCGACCGCTCGACGCACCGAGGTCCACGGCGGCGTGGAAGCGTGGAACGGTCTGATCGGTCATGGCGTCGTCGCCTCGTCGTGTGGCGGCGTCGCCGGTTCGCTGAGCGGCGTCGTCGGGTCTGGATCCTGGACGGCGACCGGTGTGGTCAGCGCCTCGAGGGAGGTGAGGATGGTCGTCGCGCTCGACACGGCGAGTGCACCCCAGGCGGCGGCCGAAGCGACCGCCGCCGCCGGATCGTCCCGTCCGTCCTCGCCGTGGAGTCCGACGAGGAATCCGGCCAACGAGGCGTCGCCGGCACCGGCCGTGTTCACGACCGTGGCTGCGACGTGCGCGTGCCACAAGCCCGCCGCCGTGCGGAGGAGCGCTCCGTCGGCCCCCATGCTCACGTAGACGAGGTCGCAGCCGGCACGATGCAGTTCGTCGGCGGCGGAGGCGACATCACCGATCGTCAGCAGCTCACGGCCGGTGAGCTCGGCGAGCTCGTGCGCGTTCGGCTTGAGCAGGTGGACGAGGTCGAGGTTCGCGACGGCGGTCTCGAGCGCCGCACCCGCGGTGTCGACGGCCACGCGCGCTCCCCGGTCACCCGCCTGACGGAGCAACTGGAGGATGTCGACGAGGCCGGTGCCGCCCTGGACCGTCGGGATCGTGCCGGAGAGGACGAGCCAGTCCGCGCCGATCCGGTCGATCTCGGCCCCGGCGGTCGCGACGACGGCGGCCCAGTCCTCGGCACGCAGCGGGATCGCCGGTTCATTGACCTTGGTCGTCCCGGTCGCGGCGTCGAGGATGGTCGTGTTCACGCGCGTCCGACCGTCGGTCGGGACCACGGCGAGCAACGTGCGGAGTGCCGGGTCGTCGGCGAGGATCCGTCCGTCCGCACCCATCGGCACCACCGCACGGACCGGGAGCGGCGAGAGGGTGACGGCCCGCGCGACGTTGACGCCCTTGCCGCTCAGCTCGGTGGACACGCCCACCGCCCGGTTGACGTCACCGAGTCGCAGCCCGTCGACGCGGTAGGTCTGGTCGATCGCGGCC
This region includes:
- a CDS encoding 1-phosphofructokinase family hexose kinase, which produces MSGIVTVTPAAAIDQTYRVDGLRLGDVNRAVGVSTELSGKGVNVARAVTLSPLPVRAVVPMGADGRILADDPALRTLLAVVPTDGRTRVNTTILDAATGTTKVNEPAIPLRAEDWAAVVATAGAEIDRIGADWLVLSGTIPTVQGGTGLVDILQLLRQAGDRGARVAVDTAGAALETAVANLDLVHLLKPNAHELAELTGRELLTIGDVASAADELHRAGCDLVYVSMGADGALLRTAAGLWHAHVAATVVNTAGAGDASLAGFLVGLHGEDGRDDPAAAVASAAAWGALAVSSATTILTSLEALTTPVAVQDPDPTTPLSEPATPPHDEATTP
- a CDS encoding SDR family oxidoreductase, with the protein product MSVSTSAIDLTGQVAIITGASSGIGRSYAQALAAAGVRTVLVGRSTERLSGVADALPTPSVFLAGDLADPAVSEQAVALALAAFGRLDIVLANAGLYVGGDVVDTPMTAIEELVGVNVLGAMATVRAALPHLVEQGAGDVLVTSSVSGHQDIHWEPVYSATKHAMQSFVHTTRRNLVGSGVRMGAVAPGVVLNELWGIAEGASGVEDQIAARTGIRSEDVAEAVLFMLTRPRHVTIRDLVILPTDQEI
- a CDS encoding rhamnulokinase family protein — translated: MTDQTVPRFHAAVDLGASSGRVMLGRWADGRLELTEVHRFPNGPIMQDGRLRWDAERLFEETIVGLAEAVRIAAAAGGVLDGIGVDSWGVDIALVGVGTGTAFPTVLHHRGADADGPARAAMLVDAVTAYSVTGVLEQTINTSYQLRSRAEELEARRADGDRPTVLLVPDLWVWLLTGVVGAERTIASTTQLLDQGTGDWAAELIRRWGLDGFDFPPVVAPGTVAGPTTPEVTARLGSSVPIPVHRVAEHDTASALAFARPDGAELLVSSGSWSLVGVCLPAPVLTERARAAGFTNEAGVAGSSLLLRNLAGMWLLTECARAWSAEDGSAVDLVELVAAVSELERDAATDVTPAVFDVADPRLLVPGDMPERIATLCRETGQRPPGGRSDVVRSVVESLAVAYAETVRACEAITGVTIRSVRIVGGGSRNRLLCARTAARTGLPVTAGPAEASALGNLAVQLVAAGHAPSLDTVYRHGQDGQDDRDDHDHERTPT
- a CDS encoding class II aldolase/adducin family protein, which codes for MTDRIDQPETETDLLDRFVAFSRDLGRPDRAWALLAEGNTSLLLTEDGARAMLVKASGASLAVATTEDAVRLAIGPVLDLVDSHTGGDAEVAALFDAAALAGNGRRPSVEAILHAVCLDLPGVVAVGHTHPVPVNALLCSPSADALTRGSLFPDQIVVLGTDPLLVPYVDPGLELARTVRRLLREQLATTGRVPKVVYLQNHGMFALGSSAAEVLRITEMAVKVAQVLLGALAAGGPVYLSDEAVARIDTRPDELLRRAALAAQESTTDRAGAAHGRTTT
- a CDS encoding SDR family oxidoreductase codes for the protein MFSDLHGRTAVITGGARGLGYSIARALAAQGVQVALLDLLPTVHESAERLASEYGVRTSAHTVDVTDATAVEAAFAAAEAALGAPSLLVTAAGITIWGDSVDVPADTWRKVLAVNLDGTFFAAQSFARRAITAGRPASAVFISSMSAFIVNQPQFQASYNASKAAVSHLASSLAVEWAPSGVRVNAIAPGYFLSDMTREFTEANPDLAAEWTAGIPAGRMGQPEDLHGLVLLLASDASSYLTGQSLVIDGGYTAL